CACTTGTTCATCTTACTTTATTTCCTCCAACAGGGATACATCCGTTGAATCAGGTTACGAAGAACTGACTCGGGTTCCCCAGTTCAGGATGAAATTTCTCACGAAAGCGGCCTCCCGTGTATTCCCCTATGATTTTCCGCCAGAATGCTTGAGCAATGACATTGTTGCGAACCTGGGTTACTTTCCACCTTCCCGGAAAACGTTCAAACAGCTCATAAGCTGCCCGGGTACCCACTCCACTACGCCGGTATTTCTGCATTACAAAAAACTCGGTCAAATAATAGTCATTATCTTTGCTGCCTGGTTCGCAACGTTCTACTAATGCAAACCCGGCGGGTGCCTCATCACTCGTAATCAAAAAAGGAAACTTACGGTCTTCCTCTGACCAAAAAGCGTCCAATCCGGGATACTCCGGGAAAACACCGTTACTATCCACATCAATATTCAAATATTTAGTAAAATCATATAGATAAAATTGCATTAAGTGCCGAATCACCTGACTGCGTTCCCGGGGAACCAGCTCTATTTTTATATTCATCCGGTTCACCTCCTCTGCTCTACTTATAACTCATACTTTAAAGCTTTACACCGCCAAGGGCAAGGAAGCATGAATCTGCTTATTCCGGTTCGGAGAACAGACTGTGACGATTTAAATATGGTAAAATAGGATATAGCATATTTTAGAAATTATTTTATCATGGGGGTGCCGAACTTGACCAATGTGCAAAAAGAGATTGACCGACGCAAGCTGGATGACAAACTACCTTCCATGCCTTGGTTCGTTCAGCAATTCATTGACTATAAATTACCCGACTTATCTCCTTCTACTTTGCTTGAATATTTAAGAGATTATGAAGCCTTCTTTGGCTGGTTACGCGCAGAAGGATTATCCGAGGCAAGCTCTAATAAGGAAGTTACATTGCTTGAACTGGAAGTCCTTCGAATGGAATCAGTGACATCATATCGATTATTTTTGGCCACCAAGCGTGAAGGAGCCAACTCCAGAATCACGGTTTCCCGTAAACTTTCTTCTCTGCGTTCGCTCTTTCATTATTTAAGTCAGATTGCAGAAGACGAAGATTTCTACCCCCTGCTGAAACGAAACATTATGGCGAAAATTGAGATCAAACGTACCCATAAACCCAAAGATACAGCAGCCAAACTAAAGGGTAAACTTCTGGAAGAAGAAGAGTTACTGGAGTTTATCGGATACATCCTTGAAGGATATGCCGTGGATATGGAAAAGAACAAACAGGCGATTTACTCACACGAGCTAAACAAAGAACGGGATGCCTGTATTGCCAGCCTCATTCTGAATTCGGGTTTACGTGTATCTGAAGTGGTGAACCTGAACGTGGATGATCTGGATCTGAACAATAAACTTCTATATGTATATCGCAAAGGTAATAATGATGAGACGTTTAAGACGCCCGTGTATTTTAGAGAACAAGCCAAGGATGAACTCGCAACTTATATCAATCTGCGTCAGTCACGTTACCGCACACCCAAACGGGAAAAAGGCTTGTTTATCGCTCTTCGCAATGGAGATTCCGAAGGAAGTCGGATGACCAAACGGGCCATACAGGCCATGATAATGAAGTACGCCAAACAATTTGGCAAACCGTATCTGACAGTGCATAAATTACGCCATTCTTTTGCGACCGACTATTATTTGCAAAATGATATCTATAAAACAAAAGAACAGCTTGGACATGCTTCTACGGAAACAACCGAAATTTACGCGCATCTCACGGATAAAACGATGTCTGAAGCAATTGAACGTCGCACAGACGATGGGATGTAGCCTATTTATACACCTCAGCAAGCCGATTCATTCGATTCGTTTAGATTCGTTAGATTCTTTACAAGGTAACTTAAAAAAAGCGATTCTTTCAGGAGAATGTCCTGCGAGGATCGCTTCTTTATATTTATTTCTTCGCAAAATTAATGAAAACATACTCTTTTCCTTACATTTCATATCATCAAGTTTACATAATAATTATTTCGTCATAATTTTCTTTTCTCTTCATGACCCTCAAACGAAACCAGCCATCTTGCTATATCCTGTGTTTCATGGACAGAATGCCACACGAGGCCCTCTCTTTCCTCCATACATTCACTCTTGTCATGCGTCAGCCATGAAACAATCCCGACCACATCCTGTAACGTCTCTAATAGAGAGAGGTCTTTCTCTTCACGGACCATGACCAATTTGGGGTATGGCGCTTGTTTGTATCCCTCAATGAGAATCCAGTCGTACGCTGACAGATATTTTATCATGTCTTCCAGCGGCGTCGCTTGTCTTTCAATGAGTGCAGTACGTTTCTCCGACATGACAACGACTGCATCGGCCCCTGCTTGAGCAAAGCTGTAGGAATCGGTTCCTTCGTGATCCATCTCAAAATGATCATGTCCATCATGTTTTATTACAGCCACTTTTCGTCCAGCAGAGGTAAGGTACCGCGTAAGCGCAGCAATTAAGGTGCTTTTGCCTGTGTTCTTATATCCAACAATCTGCATGATATGTGGTGAAGTGCTGCTTGTTTCAGACATGTATGACCTACCTGACATGACCTGTGGGAAGTCTGAGAATTCGAACCTGTTCACCTGCAGGAATACCTTTTTTCTCGGGTGGAACAACGATCAGGCAATCGCTATCTTTAATGGTGATCATGACACTGGATTCATCCACACGTGCGGCAGAAGGCTTAGCATACACCATTCCGTTACGTATCTCTGTCCGTCCGCGTACAAATCGCGTGAAATTGTTGACCTTTGTATAGTCATCATCCAATATGGCTGTCCATTCCTCCAAATATGGATGAGCATCAGCCTGCATCGTACGAATCGTTGGCCGAACAAACAATCCAAAGCCGACAAAACAAGCCCCCGGATTGCCAGAAAGCGCAAATAGCAGCTTGTCATTAACCACAGCAGCCGTCGTAACACTGCCGGGACGCATAGTCACTTTGTTAAACAGCATCTCCATATTCCCTTCCCGAACCAGGTCACCCATAATATCATAATCTCCTACGGATACCCCACCTGTTGTGACCACCATATCATTATGTTCAAGCGCTTCTGCAAGCTTCGTACGTGCCGTATCCACATCATCTGCAATCGAACCATACATAACCGGCTCGCCCCCCGCTTCAACGACCAGAGAACGAAGCATATAGCTGTTACTGTTCCGAATACGCCCGGGTTGCAGCGGCTCGTCCACTTCCAACAATTCTGTACCTGTCGCAAAAATGGCTACCTTGGGGCGTTTGTATACAGGCACTTGGCCTACGCCGAATGTTGCCAGCACGGATTGTTCACCTGCCTGAATAATCGTTCCTGCTTCAAGCAGCAATTGGCCCTCATGAACTTCCAATCCAATTGGCGTAATGTTGGCCTCCGGCTGAATCTGGCGCTTCAGGGCAATCCATTGTTCCCCGTGCTCTTCTTTGCTTTCAGTCATCTCCATCATAACAACAGCATCTGCACCTTCCGGTATCTGAGCTCCTGTCATGGATCCGAGCAGCTGTACCGGATGTAATCGTAAGATCCGATGTATATCCGCATGGAATTTCATCAATGATACGGAGCCAAATCTGCTGCTCGCTGGATGCTTCAATCGTATCCGAGCTTAGAATCGCGAACCCATCCATTCCGGAACGACGAAAGAATGGGTAAGGATGGGGAGCATGAATCGTCTCAGCAAGCGTTCGACCATGTGCTTGTTCAAGTGTTACTTTTTCTGTTGAACCCGATCTGACATGAGCAGCAACTTTCGCCTGCGCGTCCGGCACCTGTATAGCTTTACGGATAAATTTCGCAGTCGTCATATCCGTTAAATGTGTATTTATTTTCAATGGTGATAGAACCTCCCTGAGTCATTTGTTCATATTAAAAAGTGTAGCCCGAAAGCCAGGTCATGACAAGTACTCTCCTACCCCCCATTCACATGAAAGACGAATACACAGACCATAATATGTAAGAGAAAAGGAGCTGACCTTGATGAACCAACGATGCGAATTATGTGGAAGGGAGCCTGTCGAGACAACAGTCCACCACCTGACACCAAAGGAAATGGGCGGAACGCACATGCCTACTGCCGATCTCTGTATCCCTTGCCACAAACAAATTCATTCTCTGTATACCAATCGCGATATTATAGCCTTAGGTTTAACTGAGATACAGGCCCTAAGGCAAGATGAGCGCATCGCTCCTTATATCCGCTGGATTCGCAAACAACCAGCCACAACCATTCCTCGTGTTCGAAAGTCCCATCATGTCCGCAAATCGTAAAACAAAAAGAACAGCCTCCAAGGTCATTTTCAGTGGCATAGCTCGCTCCACCTTACCTTTTCACTGTTCTTCTGCGAATGATTTAATATTGCGGGCCCCATTCAAGAGATGTGCTACCTACGCCTCATGATTCGGCCACCGCCAACCCTCGTTTTGGGCTTTTTATAAGAGCTCTTGGGTGAATCAAACAATCCTCCAAGACCGCCACTGCTTTTATTACGATTAATTGTGCCTTTGCTTTGTTCCTTATTTCGGCTGAATAATCCTCCACCAGAGCCTACACTTGAATCCTTATCGCTGCCACGGCGGGTAATCGACCCCTTCCGGTCAACGGTAATCGGTGGAGCAACCTTTTTGTCTTTACTCGTCGGTGTCCGATAAGAACCTTCACTTGGTTTGTACGTGTCCTTGTTCGTATAACCACGATACGTACCGGACCCTCTACCCCCAAACGAATCAAACAAATTACCAATTAATGTTGCGGTTAAGTAACCTTGCAAAAATGACGAATCATAATTCTTCCGAACATATTCCTTGGAATCCACCTCAACCAAGGTGTCTTCCGCTTTATTCGGGTCTTGCTGCAAATGATAATACTGGTCCTGATACACCAGGAACATCCGCTCTGTATTTTCCGCCGAGATCTGATCCGGCTTCCGTTGTTCAGATAATTCCTGAGCAACCTCTGGAACGGTACGATCGGCAGCTCGGTACACATAGGATGTCGTGTTACCACTGCCGCTGACCGATTCAAGCGGATATGTGTCCTGAACGGAAGGTGCTCCGCACGCGGACAGCAGCGACATCACAAGGCTGAGGACCAGCATTAATTTTAATCCATGTGCCAAGCGCTTTTTCATTGGAACCTCTCCTAGCTCGAACGAATCACTTTGATATCCGCAGGAAGAATGGACTCACCCTCATACAGCGTAAATCTTCTGTCTTGCCACTCCACACGCAAAAGCATGTTATCATCAGACTGATATTGCCATACTAATTGTTCCCCAGCCTGACCATAGGGTGTCCTGCCTGCAGTGGTTACCATTCCTCCGTATTCTTCCTCCAGATGATACGCACGTCCATCCAGATCCAGCAACGTAGGCACCTCGTCTGGTGCATCAAGACGGCCATCAATGGGTGTATAGAGGGCATACCGGGTCATTTCCCGTTCTTCAATATGCAAATGTCGGATTGCCGTACCATCCTGCAACGTGAGGACAGCTGCATTCCGCGCTCGATGATGTACCCGTCCAACCACTTCATAGGTGACCAGCGAAACCTCACAGATATCACCAGGTGCCAGCTGAAGCATTGTTTTCTCTGCCTTAGGAGGTTCAGGTTTGGCTATTATCCCTTTAATCCGTTTCCACACACTCATACCCATTACTCCTGTTCTTTATCTTATAAACAAGCTGCAATAATTAATGCGCCCACGATATGTAGTGCACCTGAGAACAAACCATAACCTGTCTTGCCCTGCTGTATTCCCGTATCCAGATCCAGGTTGGCCCATCTCCGAATCATAAAGTGAACCACACTCTCCAGAATCAGCAAAATGATAAATGAAACAACGGATACCAACAACGCTTCTCCAAGATGACCCGCTGTCGAAATGGAGGTGGCGAGTACATATCCCTGAGCAAACAGCTTCATAACCATACGTGTTGTAACGGCCATATTGCCCGCCTTCACTTCGGCAAAATCCTTATACTTCGTGAACAAAGAATCTACATACATTAAGACAAACAGCAAAACCGAACCCGATAACGTCCAGACCAGCATTGCCAAAATGTTCAAATCCATTTACATAGCCCCCACATCTCAACATGAACCGCAATTAAAAGCGAAGGAGAAACGCTGGTCTCTCCTCCGCTGGTGCCCCTGCTTGCTTACAAGGTTTAGTTCTTATTTTCGTATTGCTTCATCAATGCTGCCAGTTCATCCTCAACAGCCTGATCCTTGCCCAGCTTCTCGAACTCATCATCCAGCGATTTTCCTTTGGACGACATCTCATTGCTAGCTTCAGCCTGAGCTTCCATCTGCATCATTTTTTCTTCCATACGCTTCATGCCGGCACTTGCAGTATCGGAGCCAAATCCGTTCAGCGCCTTGTTGATTTCGGTTTGAGCTTTTGCAGCGTTGTAGCGCGCAACCAATGTTTCACGTTTATTTTTCATTTGGGTCAACTGTTTGCGCATTTCGTCCAGCTTGCCACGAAGGTTATCGGCAGAAGCCTTGTTTTGATCATAGCTTGTTTTGTATTCAGCCATCTTCTCTTCAGCCACTTTTTTCTCTTCCAGTGCCCGACGAGCCAAATCCATATTCTGTGCACGCGCTGCTGTATGTGCTTGCTCCTCACGTTTCTTCACGAGAGCTTCCTGTTCTTCGAACAGCTGCTTGAATTTCTTCTCAATAGCGATCTGTGCAGCAACAGCTTTCTCCGCATCTTCCAGATCTTCCTGCATATCTCGGATATATTGATCCGTCATCTTGATCGGATCTTCTGCCTTGTCAATAATAGAGTTAATGTTAGACATCGTTAAATCGCGCAATCGTTTGAAAATGGACATTATGGTATTCCTCCTAGTCGATAGTTCATCCTTGTATATAAACATACATACGTGGCAATGTTCTACTCGTTTCAATTTTAACAAAAAAAATCATAAAAAACGATTTTAGCCTACTTAGCGTCCATCGAACTATTGAATCAGTTGACTAGTTTGGCACAGCTCTTCATCAAGCAGCTTCTCTGCAGTCTGCACAATCTCATCAATCTGCATGCGCGTAATTGCATCAAAGTGAATCCCCATAATCACGGTCACGGTTACTTTTAAATGTAGGGCAGCCTTACGTGCGAGCCTTTCACACAGCTCTTGCTCTTTATGCCCCGGAATATGCATCGTAGCCCCGCTTACCCGCTCACGGTCCGGATAAAATGTCGCTACTGCTCCAATATGTGATCTGCCTCCAGTTACCATAAACACCTTGTCTTCCCCTGCCTCAATCACCTGTAAACGAACGGAATTTAAGTCGTATGTACTCATCCTGATCCACCTGTCCTTTTCTATATATATATGGTGGAATTATGGCTCCGATTTGATAAATCAGCAATGAAACATCTCACATTATGCATAAATACGGATGGCCCCGGGCATACCAAAGAGAACGCAATTTGGGAAAAGGAGGCACTAACATGCGTATACGCCTCATAATGTTATCCATCATGGTCATTCTTCTGGGAGGAAGTTACGCTCCTGCTCAGTTATGGGCTTCTTCAAGCCCGCAAACCGAACCTGCTTCGAAGTCTGATTCTTCTGAAGAAGAACAGTTGACTCTGGGACAGCTCAGACAGAAATATGCGGATACATTCAAAACAAATGGCCCCTCGACAAAAAAGGTCGCACTGACTTTTGATGACGTACCTGATCCACGGTTCACCCCGCAGGTGTTGGATATTCTAAAAAAATACAAGGTGCGGGCTACGTTTTTCATTGTGGGACATCGCGCTGAGAAACATCCGGATTTAGTGAAACGCATGGTAAAGGAAGGGCATATTGTTGGCAATCACAGCTACAATCACCCGGAGTTCAGTAAGCTGTCCATGAATGCATTTCGCAAACAAATCTTACATACCGGGGATATTATTCGGAATCTGGCGGGGTACACGCCCAAAATGATTCGTCCACCTTATGGCGACATTAATGAGCAACAGCTGCAATGGGCGGCCAAACAACATTACAGCATTGTGAATTGGAACGTCGATTCCCTGGACTGGAAGGGCCTCTCCAAAGAGGAAGTCAAACAAAACATCCTGTCGGCCGTTAAACCAGGTTCCATTGTTCTGCAACATGCAGGAGGCGGTGTCGGATCGAAGCTGAGTGGTACCATCGAGGCGTTGCCTGAAGTTATCGAGGAATTGCGAAACCGCGGGTACGAGCTGGTGACTTTGGACGAAATGCTGGAACTGCCAAAGGGTAAATAGGTCAAGATCCCTGAAGTTGGATATTCAAAAGGGTGTTCTTCCATCACATTATTGTGATTGGAGAACACCCTTTATTGTTTAATTTAGATTTAGTTGGAGTCACATATGATGATGTGCAGCTACGCTTTGATTTTATTTCAAAATGTAAAGTTCAACATCCTGAATACCAAATGTGCTCACGGATTGCTTGCTGCCAGGAATAAAGATATCGATCTTGTGACCTTTAATGGCACTACCCACATCACGAGCCGTTGCGACAAATGCCTGTTTTGGCAGTCCGGGATGTGTATGACCTGTCACCAGTACCTTTGTACCCAATGGAATGATACTTGGGTCTACTGCAATGGTACCCAATTCAAGCGGATTACCGAAGTAATCCACGGCACCCCATCCTCCATTTTCGGAAGCGTCTGCGGAGTATGCTGTTGCTTTGACGTCGACAGCTTTGCTGTAATCAAACGTTTTACCCCAGGCTTGTACAACTTTACTATCTGCATTAACGTCAAGGCTTGCGGCAGTTACCGTTTTGGCCTCCGTTTTAGCTGCTGCAGCAGAAGCTGTGTTCGTTGTTTTACCAGGGATCGTAATTTTCAAACCACCATAAATGTTGTAAGCTGAAATGTCATTGTTAGCTTTAATAAGAGCGTTAAGTCCAACTCCATATTGTTTGGATAAGGTGTAGAA
This window of the Paenibacillus marchantiae genome carries:
- the mobB gene encoding molybdopterin-guanine dinucleotide biosynthesis protein B codes for the protein MSETSSTSPHIMQIVGYKNTGKSTLIAALTRYLTSAGRKVAVIKHDGHDHFEMDHEGTDSYSFAQAGADAVVVMSEKRTALIERQATPLEDMIKYLSAYDWILIEGYKQAPYPKLVMVREEKDLSLLETLQDVVGIVSWLTHDKSECMEEREGLVWHSVHETQDIARWLVSFEGHEEKRKL
- a CDS encoding GNAT family N-acetyltransferase, with translation MNIKIELVPRERSQVIRHLMQFYLYDFTKYLNIDVDSNGVFPEYPGLDAFWSEEDRKFPFLITSDEAPAGFALVERCEPGSKDNDYYLTEFFVMQKYRRSGVGTRAAYELFERFPGRWKVTQVRNNVIAQAFWRKIIGEYTGGRFREKFHPELGNPSQFFVT
- a CDS encoding restriction endonuclease, coding for MNQRCELCGREPVETTVHHLTPKEMGGTHMPTADLCIPCHKQIHSLYTNRDIIALGLTEIQALRQDERIAPYIRWIRKQPATTIPRVRKSHHVRKS
- a CDS encoding DUF4247 domain-containing protein, with the protein product MKKRLAHGLKLMLVLSLVMSLLSACGAPSVQDTYPLESVSGSGNTTSYVYRAADRTVPEVAQELSEQRKPDQISAENTERMFLVYQDQYYHLQQDPNKAEDTLVEVDSKEYVRKNYDSSFLQGYLTATLIGNLFDSFGGRGSGTYRGYTNKDTYKPSEGSYRTPTSKDKKVAPPITVDRKGSITRRGSDKDSSVGSGGGLFSRNKEQSKGTINRNKSSGGLGGLFDSPKSSYKKPKTRVGGGRIMRRR
- a CDS encoding 3D domain-containing protein, which translates into the protein MINKKRIAKTATALLTAAMLIQAVPAHADSVHVAKEGDTFYTLSKQYGVGLNALIKANNDISAYNIYGGLKITIPGKTTNTASAAAAKTEAKTVTAASLDVNADSKVVQAWGKTFDYSKAVDVKATAYSADASENGGWGAVDYFGNPLELGTIAVDPSIIPLGTKVLVTGHTHPGLPKQAFVATARDVGSAIKGHKIDIFIPGSKQSVSTFGIQDVELYILK
- a CDS encoding polysaccharide deacetylase family protein, which gives rise to MRIRLIMLSIMVILLGGSYAPAQLWASSSPQTEPASKSDSSEEEQLTLGQLRQKYADTFKTNGPSTKKVALTFDDVPDPRFTPQVLDILKKYKVRATFFIVGHRAEKHPDLVKRMVKEGHIVGNHSYNHPEFSKLSMNAFRKQILHTGDIIRNLAGYTPKMIRPPYGDINEQQLQWAAKQHYSIVNWNVDSLDWKGLSKEEVKQNILSAVKPGSIVLQHAGGGVGSKLSGTIEALPEVIEELRNRGYELVTLDEMLELPKGK
- a CDS encoding DUF4178 domain-containing protein: MSVWKRIKGIIAKPEPPKAEKTMLQLAPGDICEVSLVTYEVVGRVHHRARNAAVLTLQDGTAIRHLHIEEREMTRYALYTPIDGRLDAPDEVPTLLDLDGRAYHLEEEYGGMVTTAGRTPYGQAGEQLVWQYQSDDNMLLRVEWQDRRFTLYEGESILPADIKVIRSS
- a CDS encoding PspA/IM30 family protein → MSIFKRLRDLTMSNINSIIDKAEDPIKMTDQYIRDMQEDLEDAEKAVAAQIAIEKKFKQLFEEQEALVKKREEQAHTAARAQNMDLARRALEEKKVAEEKMAEYKTSYDQNKASADNLRGKLDEMRKQLTQMKNKRETLVARYNAAKAQTEINKALNGFGSDTASAGMKRMEEKMMQMEAQAEASNEMSSKGKSLDDEFEKLGKDQAVEDELAALMKQYENKN
- the lpdD gene encoding prenylated flavin chaperone LpdD, with protein sequence MSTYDLNSVRLQVIEAGEDKVFMVTGGRSHIGAVATFYPDRERVSGATMHIPGHKEQELCERLARKAALHLKVTVTVIMGIHFDAITRMQIDEIVQTAEKLLDEELCQTSQLIQ
- the xerS gene encoding tyrosine recombinase XerS, yielding MGVPNLTNVQKEIDRRKLDDKLPSMPWFVQQFIDYKLPDLSPSTLLEYLRDYEAFFGWLRAEGLSEASSNKEVTLLELEVLRMESVTSYRLFLATKREGANSRITVSRKLSSLRSLFHYLSQIAEDEDFYPLLKRNIMAKIEIKRTHKPKDTAAKLKGKLLEEEELLEFIGYILEGYAVDMEKNKQAIYSHELNKERDACIASLILNSGLRVSEVVNLNVDDLDLNNKLLYVYRKGNNDETFKTPVYFREQAKDELATYINLRQSRYRTPKREKGLFIALRNGDSEGSRMTKRAIQAMIMKYAKQFGKPYLTVHKLRHSFATDYYLQNDIYKTKEQLGHASTETTEIYAHLTDKTMSEAIERRTDDGM
- a CDS encoding DUF350 domain-containing protein gives rise to the protein MDLNILAMLVWTLSGSVLLFVLMYVDSLFTKYKDFAEVKAGNMAVTTRMVMKLFAQGYVLATSISTAGHLGEALLVSVVSFIILLILESVVHFMIRRWANLDLDTGIQQGKTGYGLFSGALHIVGALIIAACL